Genomic DNA from Pseudomonadota bacterium:
ACTATGGAAAACCGGCCAATTGTCAAACCAGGAAATCGGTAATCTGATTGGGCTTTCCTATTCTATGGTTAGTCGCAGTGTAAAAGCAACGAATGACAAGATATTGTCTGATCAGGGCTATAGGCGACAGTATCAAGCCGTCAGTTCAGAATTTAAGGTTTGATCAACTTCCTGCCAAGTGCGGTCAAGATTACCTGTGGCAAAATACTATTGACGCACAAGAGAGATTATTCAAAACTATGCATCAAACAAAGGAGGGGGCAGTATGGATTTAAAATTATTAGATGTAAAACCAGCAGATCT
This window encodes:
- a CDS encoding Lrp/AsnC family transcriptional regulator — translated: LWKTGQLSNQEIGNLIGLSYSMVSRSVKATNDKILSDQGYRRQYQAVSSEFKV